The proteins below are encoded in one region of Rhododendron vialii isolate Sample 1 chromosome 7a, ASM3025357v1:
- the LOC131333138 gene encoding protein MIZU-KUSSEI 1, whose product MAKSSEDLSSKRHFHWTTKVTNEEEQAAPSLIKPSKKTVEDTKEEKAHKKEPNSEGPERLVSSSSQRRKLQAIAVSRLRSLATAFRKSRSHSSPLGLGQKVVGTLFGHRRGHVNFAFQKDATSEPSVLIELATPISGLVKEMVSGLVRIALECDKEEGGEKKTAAGVADGPRRLLEEPLWRTYCNGKKCGFATRRECGIKEWKILKALEPISTGAGVLPGSKKGEEGGGGEGGDQEEEAEVMYMRAKFERVVGSRDSEAFYMMNPDSNGAPELSIYLLRV is encoded by the coding sequence ATGGCAAAGAGCTCCGAGGACTTGTCATCCAAGAGGCACTTCCACTGGACGACAAAAGTTACTAATGAAGAAGAACAAGCAGCTCCAAGTCTGATAAAGCCCTCAAAGAAAACTGTAGAAGACACAAAGGAAGAGAAGGCTCATAAAAAGGAGCCAAATTCAGAAGGACCAGAACGATTGGTTTCATCATCATCACAAAGAAGGAAACTGCAAGCCATAGCAGTTTCCAGGCTTCGATCCCTCGCCACTGCATTCCGAAAAAGCCGGTCCCACTCCTCACCGCTCGGTCTAGGCCAGAAAGTCGTTGGTACTCTTTTCGGGCACCGGCGAGGCCACGTGAATTTCGCATTCCAAAAGGACGCTACATCGGAGCCGTCGGTCTTGATCGAGCTGGCGACCCCAATTAGCGGATTGGTGAAGGAAATGGTGTCTGGATTGGTCCGAATCGCTCTGGAGTGTGATAAGGAAGAGGGAGGGGAGAAGAAGACGGCGGCAGGGGTAGCAGATGGGCCAAGGCGGCTGCTGGAGGAACCACTGTGGAGGACTTACTGTAACGGGAAGAAGTGCGGGTTTGCCACGAGGCGGGAGTGTGGGATTAAAGAGTGGAAGATATTGAAAGCTCTGGAGCCAATATCAACGGGGGCTGGGGTGCTGCCAGGGAGTAAGAagggagaggagggaggaggaggagagggtgGTGATCAGGAGGAGGAGGCAGAGGTGATGTACATGAGGGCCAAGTTTGAGAGGGTGGTGGGGTCTAGGGATTCTGAGGCTTTTTACATGATGAACCCTGATAGTAATGGTGCTCCTGAACTTAGTATTTACTTGCTCAGAGTCTAG
- the LOC131334024 gene encoding kinesin-like protein KIN-14S: MLMEDQALESLSPNCNHIVSDNSDKSEISMKIETEFLDLASDLTLKTETCEAEQIGGNNLTMKLLKGSTNISSSLKNCNIHAPMDESDVLDGNHEMCADEVQTLPFLQKIEELNNKVLNLKKDHAILCSEVKGITADCFPCSEVFSALQNLSSENEHLKKKYNEESSERKRLYNEVIELKGNIRVFCRCRPLNHDETTNGSSSIVDFDSSQENELQIICSDSSKKQFKFDHVFRPEDSQEAVFSQTSPIVTSVLDGYNVCIFAYGQTGTGKTFTMEGTHENRGVNYRTLEELFRISNERSSVMKYELFVSMLEVYNEKIRDLLIENSNQPAKKLEIKQTAEGTQEVPGLVEARVFGTDEVWELLKSGSRARSVGCTNANELSSRSHCLLRVTVKGKDLINGQTTRSHLWLVDLAGSERVGKIEVEGERLKESQFINKSLSALGDVISALALKTAHIPYRNSKLTHMLQSSLGGDCKTLMIVQISPSSVDLGETLCSLNFASRVRGIEHGPARKQSDLMELFKYKQLAEKSKHDEKETKKLQDSLQCLQLRLTAKDQICKSLHEKVRDLENQLGEERKTRLKQETRAFAAVSAQSPALFSALNQAQKKTIVADKKPPLCPSKLRMPLRRISNFLPPPTPVPPYKSSTFSHHATRDDKENMSKMMMPSSAKGKTITVLRARRGSIAVRPPPTTVQKALQPRRRASIATLRSETNANVMTPLNTTRLRTDRVVGRQSFVWDPQRLWRTSRAHSPLPQLKEEANRMVEATPTAAGSRSSKFMGSPPTQAGSWKPKHPTVVALQRKHLVWSPLKLRGMKSNRRSLLPSL, from the exons ATGCTCATGGAAG atcaagccctagAAAGTCTCTCGCCCAATTGCAATCACATTGTCTCCGATAACAGTGATAAGAGTGAAATTAGCATGAAGATTGAGACGGAGTTTCTTGATCTGGCCTCAGATCTAACCTTAAAAACTGAAACTTGCGAAGCAg AACAAATTGGGGGAAATAATTTGACAATGAAATTGCTTAAAGGAAGCACTAACATCTCGAGCTCACTAAAAAACTGTAATATTCATGCTCCAATGGATGAGAGTGATGTTTTGGATGGAAACCACGAAATGTGTGCTGATGAAGTGCAGACTCTTCCGTTTCTTCAGAAAATTGAAGAACTAAACAACAAAGTCCTG AATTTGAAGAAGGATCATGCAATTTTATGCAGTGAAGTTAAAGGCATCACTGCTGATTGTTTTCCTTGCTCTGAAGTGTTTAGTGCTCTTCAGAACCTCA GTTCTGAGAATGAACATCTGAAAAAGAAGTATAATGAAGAGAGTTCCGAACGGAAGCGGCTCTATAATGAAGTGATTGAGCTTAAAGGGAATATTAGGGTCTTCTGCAGATGTAGACCACTAAATCATGATGAAACTACGAACGGGTCTTCCTCTATTGTTGATTTCGACTCATCTCAGGAAAATGAGTTACAAATCATTTGCTCTGATTCTTCCAAAAAGCAGTTCAAGTTTGATCATGTATTCAGGCCCGAAGACAGCCAAG AGGCTGTTTTTTCACAAACTTCACCTATAGTGACCTCTGTGTTGGATGGATACAACGTCTGCATATTTGCTTATGGACAAACTGGGACCGGAAAAACATTCACTATGGAAGGAACACATGAAAATAGGGGAGTGAACTACCGAACATTGGAGGAGTTGTTCAGGATTTCCAATGAAAGGAGCAGTGTCATGAAATACGAACTTTTCGTCAGCATGTTGGAGGTTTATAATGAGAAGATAAGAGACCTTCTAATAGAGAACTCAAACCAACCTGCTAAAAA GTTGGAGATAAAGCAAACAGCAGAGGGTACACAGGAAGTCCCAGGACTAGTTGAAGCTCGTGTTTTTGGTACAGATGAAGTATGGGAGCTGCTTAAGTCTGGGAGTCGAGCCAGATCTGTTGGATGTACTAATGCTAATGAGCTTAGTAGCCGTTCACACTG CTTGTTGAGGGTGACAGTTAAGGGAAAGGATTTAATAAATGGGCAGACGACAAGGAGCCACCTTTGGCTGGTGGACTTGGCTGGTAGTGAGCGCGTGGGGAAGATTGAAGTTGAAGGTGAAAGACTAAAAGAATCTCAGTTTATTAATAAATCCCTCTCAGCCCTTGGTGATGTTATCTCTGCACTGGCATTGAAGACGGCGCACATTCCATAcag GAATTCCAAGCTTACTCATATGCTGCAGAGCTCTCTAG GAGGAGATTGCAAGACCCTCATGATTGTCCAGATTAGCCCAAGTTCTGTTGATTTGGGAGAAACTCTTTGCTCACTTAATTTTGCTAGTCGTGTCCGAGGAATTGAGCATGGTCCTGCTCGCAAACAGTCAGATCTCATGGAACTTTTCAAATACAAGCAACTG GCAGAAAAATCCAAACATGATGAGAAGGAAACAAAGAAACTGCAGGACAGCTTGCAGTGCTTGCAGTTACGACTCACTGCTAAAGACCAAATCTGCAAAAGTCTTCACGAGAAG GTTCGAGATCTTGAGAACCAAttaggagaggagagaaaaaccAGACTGAAACAGGAAACTAGAGCTTTTGCTGCTGTTTCTGCTCAGTCTCCAGCCTTGTTCTCAGCTTTAAACCAAGCACAGAAGAAGACCATAGTTGCAGATAAAAAACCACCATTATGTCCTTCAAAACTGAGGATGCCCCTTCGAAGAATCAGCAATTTCTTACCTCCACCAACTCCCGTCCCTCCTTACAAGTCTTCCACTTTTAGTCACCATGCCACTAGAGATGACAAAGAAAACATGTCAAAAATGATGATGCCATCGTCGGCAAAGGGAAAGACAATAACAGTCTTGAGAGCAAGAAGGGGTTCCATTGCTGTTAGACCTCCTCCGACAACAGTTCAAAAGGCCCTTCAGCCTCGGAGGAGGGCCTCCATTGCAACCCTACGCTCGGAGACAAATGCTAATGTGATGACTCCACTCAACACAACTCGGTTAAGGACTGATCGCGTGGTGGGTAGGCAGTcttttgtgtgggacccacaaaGGTTATGGCGCACATCAAGGGCGCACTCTCCATTGCCACAACTGAAAGAAGAAGCTAATAGGATGGTGGAGGCGACACCAACTGCTGCTGGTTCAAGAAGTAGTAAGTTTATGGGAAGCCCTCCAACACAAGCAGGGTCATGGAAGCCAAAGCATCCAACGGTTGTGGCGTTACAAAGGAAACACCTTGTATGGAGTCCATTGAAGTTGAGAGGCATGAAAAGTAACAGGAGGTCTTTGTTGCCTTCTTTATGA
- the LOC131333139 gene encoding protein Dr1 homolog isoform X1, which yields MEPMDIVGKAKEDASLPKATMTKIIKEMLPPDVRVARDAQDLLIECCVEFINLISSESNEVCNREEKRTIAPEHVLKALEVLGFGEYIEEVYAAYEQHKLETMQDTLKSGKWTNVAEMTEEEALAEQQRMFAEARARMNGGATIPKQPDPEAAIPNQSEPELSANSQL from the exons ATGGAACCCATGGATATTGTTGGTAAGGCGAAGGAGGATGCATCCCTTCCAAAag CGACCATGACTAAGATCATTAAGGAGATGCTGCCTCCAGATGTTCGTGTGGCGAGAGATGCTCAAGATCTCTTAATTGAGTGTTGTGTTG AATTCATAAATCTTATTTCATCGGAGTCCAATGAGGTCTGTAacagagaagagaagagaacaatTGCACCAGAGCATGTACTCAAGGCTTTAGAG GTTCTTGGTTTTGGGGAGTATATAGAAGAGGTATACGCTGCATATGAGCAACACAAGCTTGAGACGATG CAGGACACGCTAAAAAGTGGAAAGTGGACCAATGTAGCTGAGATGACGGAGGAAGAAGCGTTGGCCGAGCAGCAGAGGATGTTTGCGGAGGCACGGGCAAGAATGAATGGTGGGGCTACAATCCCAAAACAACCGGACCCTGAGGCCGCGATTCCCAATCAATCAGAGCCCGAGCTGAGTGCCAATAGCCAACTTTAG
- the LOC131333139 gene encoding protein Dr1 homolog isoform X2 — translation MEPMDIVGKAKEDASLPKATMTKIIKEMLPPDVRVARDAQDLLIECCVEFINLISSESNEVCNREEKRTIAPEHVLKALEVLGFGEYIEEVYAAYEQHKLETMDTLKSGKWTNVAEMTEEEALAEQQRMFAEARARMNGGATIPKQPDPEAAIPNQSEPELSANSQL, via the exons ATGGAACCCATGGATATTGTTGGTAAGGCGAAGGAGGATGCATCCCTTCCAAAag CGACCATGACTAAGATCATTAAGGAGATGCTGCCTCCAGATGTTCGTGTGGCGAGAGATGCTCAAGATCTCTTAATTGAGTGTTGTGTTG AATTCATAAATCTTATTTCATCGGAGTCCAATGAGGTCTGTAacagagaagagaagagaacaatTGCACCAGAGCATGTACTCAAGGCTTTAGAG GTTCTTGGTTTTGGGGAGTATATAGAAGAGGTATACGCTGCATATGAGCAACACAAGCTTGAGACGATG GACACGCTAAAAAGTGGAAAGTGGACCAATGTAGCTGAGATGACGGAGGAAGAAGCGTTGGCCGAGCAGCAGAGGATGTTTGCGGAGGCACGGGCAAGAATGAATGGTGGGGCTACAATCCCAAAACAACCGGACCCTGAGGCCGCGATTCCCAATCAATCAGAGCCCGAGCTGAGTGCCAATAGCCAACTTTAG
- the LOC131333638 gene encoding uncharacterized protein LOC131333638 isoform X3 gives MASPCPNMHCCYSASIPKIPSKAPFLWSSSYPSNVYGSYGISLHRAVTNSRTCTKFEKFQGEYPQEGIDEAMMPSPPSSSTSIESEDSEQPPIQGEEEEDDSCLPSDLEGAVRQSSQASATFVSSGGMRAIVELLIPQLQFLDDEGAQAELWELSRVFVDTLIEETGCQRVKAIFPDAGAAALLKYQWQDAAFGFSSLSDRKPVSTEDEIVVMVVPDYQMLEYVQRITSQLSDDPPRPLIMWNPRLVSEDVGVGFNVRKLRRSFLRLWKVFYDDKDRPNRYLLAKELISRPDAEDLEIIYGKVEENSENGPSFFDRAAGIFSSVNRFMKAISR, from the exons ATGGCCTCTCCATGTCCAAACATGCACTGCTGCTACTCTGCCTCAATTCCCAAAATACCCTCCAAAGCTCCCTTTCTCTGGTCTTCTTCTTATCCCTCCAATGTTTATGGGTCCTACGGAATTTCACTCCACAGAGCTGTAACTAACTCAAGAACTTGTACCAAGTTTGAGAAGTTTCAAGGTGAATATCCCCAAGAAGGTATTGATGAGGCCATGATGCCATCCCCACCATCATCATCAACTTCCATAGAGTCGGAAGACTCAGAACAACCACCAAttcaaggagaagaagaagaagatgacag CTGCTTGCCTTCTGATTTGGAGGGTGCAGTCCGACAGTCAAGTCAAGCAAGTGCCACTTTTGTGTCTTCTGGAGGAATGAGAGCTATA GTTGAGCTCCTAATTCCACAGTTGCAGTTTCTTGACGATGAAGGAGCCCAAGCTGAGCTTTGGGAGCTGTCAAGAGTTTTCGTGGATACACTAATTGAAGAAACAGGATGTCAG agagTTAAAGCGATATTTCCAGATGCTGGTGCTGCTGCACTTCTAAAATATCAATGGCAAGATGCTGCTTTTGGCTTCTCCAG TTTGAGCGACCGGAAGCCTGTTAGTACTGAAGACGAAATTGTCGTTATGGTGGTTCCTGATTATCAGATGTTGGAATATGTACAGCGAATCACATCTCAACTCTCAGATGATCCG CCACGGCCTCTCATCATGTGGAATCCACGTCTTGTCAGTGAGGATGTTGGAGTAGGGTTCAATGTCCGGAAGTTGCGGCGCTCCTTTTTAAG ACTATGGAAGGTGTTTTATGACGATAAGGATAGGCCAAACCGGTATCTGCTTGCCAAAGAACTAATAAGCCGTCCCGATGCAGAAGATCTTGAG ATAATCTATGGCAAGGTAGAGGAGAACTCAGAGAATGGCCCATCATTTTTTGATAGAGCAGCCGGCATCTTCTCTTCAGTAAATCGGTTCATGAAAGCCATCTCGagatga
- the LOC131333638 gene encoding uncharacterized protein LOC131333638 isoform X1 — translation MASPCPNMHCCYSASIPKIPSKAPFLWSSSYPSNVYGSYGISLHRAVTNSRTCTKFEKFQGEYPQEGIDEAMMPSPPSSSTSIESEDSEQPPIQGEEEEDDSCLPSDLEGAVRQSSQASATFVSSGGMRAIVELLIPQLQFLDDEGAQAELWELSRVFVDTLIEETGCQRVKAIFPDAGAAALLKYQWQDAAFGFSSLSDRKPVSTEDEIVVMVVPDYQMLEYVQRITSQLSDDPPRPLIMWNPRLVSEDVGVGFNVRKLRRSFLSTFTTVYSMRPLPSGAVFRCYPGLWKVFYDDKDRPNRYLLAKELISRPDAEDLEVCFLQKFLLVFLWKLILALQKLMQALQNQCNSKTTSLYFLECLHQFLECQYHFITLFSHQFISWVVYGINSIHQLGCVWHKYYYGFVN, via the exons ATGGCCTCTCCATGTCCAAACATGCACTGCTGCTACTCTGCCTCAATTCCCAAAATACCCTCCAAAGCTCCCTTTCTCTGGTCTTCTTCTTATCCCTCCAATGTTTATGGGTCCTACGGAATTTCACTCCACAGAGCTGTAACTAACTCAAGAACTTGTACCAAGTTTGAGAAGTTTCAAGGTGAATATCCCCAAGAAGGTATTGATGAGGCCATGATGCCATCCCCACCATCATCATCAACTTCCATAGAGTCGGAAGACTCAGAACAACCACCAAttcaaggagaagaagaagaagatgacag CTGCTTGCCTTCTGATTTGGAGGGTGCAGTCCGACAGTCAAGTCAAGCAAGTGCCACTTTTGTGTCTTCTGGAGGAATGAGAGCTATA GTTGAGCTCCTAATTCCACAGTTGCAGTTTCTTGACGATGAAGGAGCCCAAGCTGAGCTTTGGGAGCTGTCAAGAGTTTTCGTGGATACACTAATTGAAGAAACAGGATGTCAG agagTTAAAGCGATATTTCCAGATGCTGGTGCTGCTGCACTTCTAAAATATCAATGGCAAGATGCTGCTTTTGGCTTCTCCAG TTTGAGCGACCGGAAGCCTGTTAGTACTGAAGACGAAATTGTCGTTATGGTGGTTCCTGATTATCAGATGTTGGAATATGTACAGCGAATCACATCTCAACTCTCAGATGATCCG CCACGGCCTCTCATCATGTGGAATCCACGTCTTGTCAGTGAGGATGTTGGAGTAGGGTTCAATGTCCGGAAGTTGCGGCGCTCCTTTTTAAG CACTTTCACAACGGTTTACTCGATGAGACCTCTGCCATCTGGTGCTGTGTTCAGATGTTATCCTGG ACTATGGAAGGTGTTTTATGACGATAAGGATAGGCCAAACCGGTATCTGCTTGCCAAAGAACTAATAAGCCGTCCCGATGCAGAAGATCTTGAGGTTTGtttcttacaaaaatttctGCTAGTATTCTTATGGAAATTGatattagcactccaaaaattaatgcaggcacttcaaaatcagtgtaattccaaaactacttccctttattttttggagtgccttcatcaatttttagagtgtcaatatcattttatCACGCTATTTAGTCATCAATTCATCAGTTGGGTTGTGTACGGCATAAATTCAATTCATCAGTTGGGTTGTGTATGGCATAAATACTACTACGGGTTTGTTAATTGA
- the LOC131333638 gene encoding uncharacterized protein LOC131333638 isoform X2: MASPCPNMHCCYSASIPKIPSKAPFLWSSSYPSNVYGSYGISLHRAVTNSRTCTKFEKFQGEYPQEGIDEAMMPSPPSSSTSIESEDSEQPPIQGEEEEDDSCLPSDLEGAVRQSSQASATFVSSGGMRAIVELLIPQLQFLDDEGAQAELWELSRVFVDTLIEETGCQRVKAIFPDAGAAALLKYQWQDAAFGFSSLSDRKPVSTEDEIVVMVVPDYQMLEYVQRITSQLSDDPPRPLIMWNPRLVSEDVGVGFNVRKLRRSFLSTFTTVYSMRPLPSGAVFRCYPGLWKVFYDDKDRPNRYLLAKELISRPDAEDLEIIYGKVEENSENGPSFFDRAAGIFSSVNRFMKAISR; the protein is encoded by the exons ATGGCCTCTCCATGTCCAAACATGCACTGCTGCTACTCTGCCTCAATTCCCAAAATACCCTCCAAAGCTCCCTTTCTCTGGTCTTCTTCTTATCCCTCCAATGTTTATGGGTCCTACGGAATTTCACTCCACAGAGCTGTAACTAACTCAAGAACTTGTACCAAGTTTGAGAAGTTTCAAGGTGAATATCCCCAAGAAGGTATTGATGAGGCCATGATGCCATCCCCACCATCATCATCAACTTCCATAGAGTCGGAAGACTCAGAACAACCACCAAttcaaggagaagaagaagaagatgacag CTGCTTGCCTTCTGATTTGGAGGGTGCAGTCCGACAGTCAAGTCAAGCAAGTGCCACTTTTGTGTCTTCTGGAGGAATGAGAGCTATA GTTGAGCTCCTAATTCCACAGTTGCAGTTTCTTGACGATGAAGGAGCCCAAGCTGAGCTTTGGGAGCTGTCAAGAGTTTTCGTGGATACACTAATTGAAGAAACAGGATGTCAG agagTTAAAGCGATATTTCCAGATGCTGGTGCTGCTGCACTTCTAAAATATCAATGGCAAGATGCTGCTTTTGGCTTCTCCAG TTTGAGCGACCGGAAGCCTGTTAGTACTGAAGACGAAATTGTCGTTATGGTGGTTCCTGATTATCAGATGTTGGAATATGTACAGCGAATCACATCTCAACTCTCAGATGATCCG CCACGGCCTCTCATCATGTGGAATCCACGTCTTGTCAGTGAGGATGTTGGAGTAGGGTTCAATGTCCGGAAGTTGCGGCGCTCCTTTTTAAG CACTTTCACAACGGTTTACTCGATGAGACCTCTGCCATCTGGTGCTGTGTTCAGATGTTATCCTGG ACTATGGAAGGTGTTTTATGACGATAAGGATAGGCCAAACCGGTATCTGCTTGCCAAAGAACTAATAAGCCGTCCCGATGCAGAAGATCTTGAG ATAATCTATGGCAAGGTAGAGGAGAACTCAGAGAATGGCCCATCATTTTTTGATAGAGCAGCCGGCATCTTCTCTTCAGTAAATCGGTTCATGAAAGCCATCTCGagatga